A genomic window from Gammaproteobacteria bacterium includes:
- a CDS encoding tRNA (cytidine(34)-2'-O)-methyltransferase yields MFNIVLLEPRMPGNVGTIGRLAFALDCTLHLIKPYGFGEITAKEVRRAGLDYWFELDVREYENIEHFWQENPFTARHFFATTKANKNYFEVEFSPGDYFYFGREDSGLPAEVLAKSEPSCITIPMANQARSLNIANSVSVISYEAVRQNFTAFTS; encoded by the coding sequence ATGTTTAATATAGTGTTATTAGAACCAAGAATGCCTGGCAACGTCGGAACGATAGGGCGGCTTGCCTTTGCGCTTGATTGTACGCTGCATTTAATCAAGCCCTATGGCTTTGGTGAAATTACGGCCAAAGAAGTGAGACGAGCCGGACTCGATTATTGGTTTGAACTAGATGTGCGTGAATATGAAAATATTGAACACTTTTGGCAAGAAAATCCATTCACAGCGCGCCATTTTTTTGCGACAACTAAAGCCAATAAAAATTATTTTGAGGTTGAATTTAGCCCCGGTGATTATTTTTATTTTGGCCGCGAAGACTCTGGCTTACCCGCAGAGGTTTTAGCCAAAAGCGAGCCATCGTGCATTACTATCCCGATGGCTAACCAAGCACGTTCGCTTAATATCGCTAACTCTGTGTCTGTTATTTCATACGAAGCAGTGCGACAAAACTTTACTGCGTTTACATCATAA